The segment attaatgttacatttaaattagTAACATGAGtttgtcagctgtttgggcGGAGTAAGAAAAGGCCTCCATCCTAGCTCATAGCTCCTCTGAGATCCTTTCTCCATCCTCAcccatagctcctcagagatccctcctccatcctcgctcatagctcctcagagatccctcctccatcctcgctcatagctcctcagagatctctcctccatcctcgctcatagctcctcagagatccctcctccatcctcgctcatagctcctcagagatccttCCAAAAATAGcgacaaaaatgtcataaaacatgACAACCAATACAtaaaaacccaacaaaacagTCCACCGTGTCTTCGTCTCCCTGTGCAGGCGTGGTCGTGGGCGAGGACGACTGGTCGGCCGACCCGCGGAGGAAGAGGCCGACGAAGGGCGGCAGCCGCCTCTTCATCGGCGCCGCCATCGACGGGAAGTCGGAGTACTTCCCCACGCTGTCCAGCAGGAAGCTGGTGGCGGACGAGGAGAGCGTCAACATGTTCTCGCTGGTCTACCAGGACGAGTTCGTGTCCTCGCAGATCAAGATCCCGTCCGACACGCTGTCCCTCTACCCCGCCTTCGACATCTACTACGTCTACGGCTTCTCCAGCCGCAACTACGTCTACTTCCTGACGCTGCAGCTGGACACGCAGCTCACGCAGATGGACGCCGGCGGCGAGAAGTTCTTCACGTCCAAGATCGTGCGGATGTGCTCCAACGACACGGAGTTCTACTCGTACGTGGAGTTCCCGCTGGGCTGCACCAAGGACGGCGTGGAGTACCGCCTGGTGCAGGCCGCCTTCAGGCAGCACCCGGGGCGCAGACTGGCCCACGCACTCGGCCTGGCGGA is part of the Etheostoma cragini isolate CJK2018 unplaced genomic scaffold, CSU_Ecrag_1.0 ScbMSFa_1812, whole genome shotgun sequence genome and harbors:
- the LOC117940151 gene encoding plexin A3-like, which gives rise to MFSLVYQDEFVSSQIKIPSDTLSLYPAFDIYYVYGFSSRNYVYFLTLQLDTQLTQMDAGGEKFFTSKIVRMCSNDTEFYSYVEFPLGCTKDGVEYRLVQAAFRQHPGRRLAHALGLAEDDDVLFVVFSQ